The Mycolicibacterium insubricum DNA segment GGTTTGCTGGCCGCGGGGCTGGCCCAGGCTCCCAGCGCGCTCGCGGCCAGCAACACGGCCGTGCGCTCGGTGCCGGTCGACGACGCCACGTCGGTCGAGATCCACGTGACCGCCAACTGCGTTCAGGCCGACGGCCGCTGCTACTTCAACACCTCGGCGAACCTGCTCGGCCCCGACGGCGTCACCGGGTTCCCCGACGGCACCTGGGCCCGCCAGACCGTCACCCTGCGCAGCAACGACCGCAATGTCTGGCAGGCGTCCGAGTACAGCGCACCCGCCGGGATGCCCCGGGAGACCAAGGGATCCGATCACGACGGCGTGCTGTCCAAGCAGTACAAGGCGCTGACCAACGTGGAGATCTCGGCGACCTACTTCGGCGGCGGGGCCCCCGAGCGGTTCGCCATCGAGGGCACCTCGGTGCCGACGGACTGGACCAGCGGCCAGCCGGCGTTCGGCCCGGTGTTCATCGCCTGCTCGGTCATCCAAGTCACCATGGGCCCCGTCACCGTCAGCACCCCGACGGCCTGCGCGCAGACGAAGTTCAGTTAGCGCGGGAGACCAAGCAACCTCTCTCCGGCAACCGTCAGGAGGATCTGCTCGGTGCCGCCGGCGATGGTCAGGCAGCGGGTGTTCAGGAAGTACCGGGTCTCCGGGTTGTCGACCAGCCCGCCACCGGCGGTGGTCTCCATCACCTGCTCGGCCAGCTGCTGGCGATACCGCACGCCGATCAGCTTGCGCACACTGGACTGCGCACCGGGGTCGCGGCCACCCATGGCCAACTCGGCGATCCGCTGGTCCAGCAGCGACCCGGTCAGGCCCTCGACGATCAGCGCGCCGAGCCGTTCGGCGGCCGCCGAGTCCAATTCGGCACCGGCGGAGAAGGCCAGTAGTTCCTCCATGCCCTTGTCCACCCCGCCCATGGCGACCCGCTCGTTGGCCAGGGTGGTGCGGGCCAGCGGCCAGCCGCCGTCGACCGGGCCGATCACCAGGTCGTCGGGGACGAAGACACCGTCGAGGAACACCTCGTTGAACAGTGCCTCGCCGGTCATCTCGCGCAACGGCCGGATGTCGATGCCCGGACTGGCCATGTCGATGACGAAATACGTGATGCCCTTGTGCTTGGGCACATCCGGGTTGGTGCGGGCCAGGCACACACCCCAGTTCGACCGGTGCGCGTTGGACGTCCACACCTTCTGCCCGGTGAGCTTCCAGCCGCCGTCGACGCGCTCGGCCTTGGTGCGCAACGACGCCAAGTCGCTGCCCGCACCCGGCTCGGAGAACAGCTGACACCAGTACACGCTGCCGTCCAGGGTGCCGGGGATGAAGCGGGCGACCTGCTCGGGTGTGCCGTGTTCCAGGATGGTCGGCGCCGCCCACCAGCCGATCGAGATGTCCGGCCGCTCCACACCGGCGGCGGCCAGCTCCTGGTCGATCAGCAACTGCAGGGCCGGTGATGCTTCCCGGCCGTAGGGGGCGGGCCAGTGCGGTGCCTGCAGACCCGTCTCGGCCAACCGACGCTGGCGCGCCTCGGCGGGCAGCGCGGCGATGTCGGCGATCTCGGCGGCGATCCCGGCCCGCTGTTCCTCGACCGCACGCAGATCCACGCCGAGCCGGCGCCGGATACCCGACACCGCCAGATCAGCGTTGCGCCGCAACCACTTCGGCCGTCCACCCAGTAGTTGCCCGATGCCGTAGGCGCGGCGGAAGTACAGGTGCGCGTCGTGCTCCCAGGTGAAGCCGATGCCGCCGAGCACCTGAATGGCGTCCTTGGCGTTGCCGATCGCGGAGCCGATCCCGGCCGCAGCGGCAGCCGCGGCCGCTACCGAAAGCTGCTGCGCGTCATCGGCATCGGCGGCGCGGGCGGCGTCGGCGGCGGTGACCTCGGCCTGCTCGGCGCGGATCAGCATCTGGGCACAGATGTGCTTGACCGCTTGAAAACTGCCGATCGGCCGGCCGAACTGCTCGCGCACCTTGGCGTAGTCGACGGCGGTGTCGCACGCCCAGCGCGCGACACCGGCCGCCTCCGCGGCGAACAGGGTGGCGGCCAGGTCCTCGACGCGCCGCGTCGGGACGTCCAGGACACGGGCCGCCGCGGATTCCAACCGGATCCGGGCCAGCGGCCGGGAGAAGTCGTTGGCCGCCAACGGT contains these protein-coding regions:
- a CDS encoding acyl-CoA dehydrogenase yields the protein MPATIIDEHLAARELVRDWSAGCGAIEAIRAVEQGDPDAWRSVFAGLAELGLFGVAIPETGGGAGGSIADLCAMISEAARALLPGPVLSTALAGLIIDDDDLLAELAEGRRTAGLALSADIEVADGRATGTADHVVGADASGLLLLPSEAGWLLIDACAPGVAVEPLAANDFSRPLARIRLESAAARVLDVPTRRVEDLAATLFAAEAAGVARWACDTAVDYAKVREQFGRPIGSFQAVKHICAQMLIRAEQAEVTAADAARAADADDAQQLSVAAAAAAAAGIGSAIGNAKDAIQVLGGIGFTWEHDAHLYFRRAYGIGQLLGGRPKWLRRNADLAVSGIRRRLGVDLRAVEEQRAGIAAEIADIAALPAEARQRRLAETGLQAPHWPAPYGREASPALQLLIDQELAAAGVERPDISIGWWAAPTILEHGTPEQVARFIPGTLDGSVYWCQLFSEPGAGSDLASLRTKAERVDGGWKLTGQKVWTSNAHRSNWGVCLARTNPDVPKHKGITYFVIDMASPGIDIRPLREMTGEALFNEVFLDGVFVPDDLVIGPVDGGWPLARTTLANERVAMGGVDKGMEELLAFSAGAELDSAAAERLGALIVEGLTGSLLDQRIAELAMGGRDPGAQSSVRKLIGVRYRQQLAEQVMETTAGGGLVDNPETRYFLNTRCLTIAGGTEQILLTVAGERLLGLPR